From the genome of Spinacia oleracea cultivar Varoflay chromosome 2, BTI_SOV_V1, whole genome shotgun sequence, one region includes:
- the LOC130467243 gene encoding uncharacterized protein encodes MNTPRRDKVKVPTIEAFDGTTDPEEHMAAYAAQMNVRTGCGATWCRYFPTTLKGLSLIWFNKHVPKGSIKIYSELEKVFISQFAAGRRHQKTSVNLMAVRQGETETLRNYIKRFNEEVLKIYNLKDETKVSNLEEAMEKAQMHIQPTDVCKISWVGERSTRKKQKPNWGETSKSDKKKKENGSLDQAQPSLKSSVVADDHGEDPRYNRNRREIYLDLKGKDILPKPPAIRTPEAKQDKSLWCEFHHECGHTTKNCRELKRALDHLADKGELNIYSRKNPPPKAKAKEKESPSDDTGDYTGVIAGGLATGGSVSKAKDS; translated from the exons ATGAACACCCCCCGCCGGGACAAAGTGAAGGTCCCTACCATCGAAGCCTTCGACGGAACTACTGACCCAGAAGAGCACATGGCTGCATATGCGGCCCAAATGAACGTCCGGACTGGGTGTGGAGCTACTTGGTGCAGATACTTTCCTACCACCTTGAAGGGTCTTTCCCTTATCTGGTTCAACAAGCACGTGCCAAAGGGAAGTATCAAGATCTACAGTGAGCTTGAAAAAGTTTTCATCAGCCAATTCGCGGCGGGTCGAAGGCACCAAAAGACAAGTGTCAACTTAATGGCAGTCAGACAGGGAGAGACGGAGACCCTTCGCAATTATATTAAGAGATTCAATGAAGAAGTCCTAAAGATATACAATCTCAAGGACGAAACCAA GGTGTCTAACCTCGAAGAAGCCATGGAAAAAGCCCAAATGCACATACAACCTACAGACGTCTGTAAAATCAGTTGGGTTGGTGAGCGTAGCACAAGGAAAAAACAAAAGCCAAATTGGGGAGAGACCTCAAAATCGGacaagaagaaaaaagaaaatggaaGCCTTGACCAAGCTCAACCCTCCCTCAAAAGCTCAGTTGTAGCTGATGACCATGGTGAGGATCCGAGGTACAACCGCAATAGGCGGGAGATTTACCTTGATCTCAAAGGAAAAGACATCCTCCCTAAGCCACCTGCAATCCGTACGCCCGAAGCAAAGCAAGACAAGTCACTTTGGTGTGAGTTTCACCACGAATGCGGGCACACCACAAAGAACTGTAGGGAGctgaaaagggcattggatcACTTGGCCGACAAGGGCGAGCTGAATATTTACTCAAGGAAGAATCCTCCCCCAAAAGCAAAAGCCAAAGAAAAGGAGTCCCCTAGTGATGATACGGGAGACTACACTGGAGTGATAGCCGGCGGCTTGGCAACAGGCGGGTCTGTGAGCAAGGCGAAGGATAGCTAA